A region from the Wansuia hejianensis genome encodes:
- a CDS encoding uroporphyrinogen decarboxylase/cobalamine-independent methonine synthase family protein produces MKYKDNWEETRRKFTGYWEHQNTGRPLMCVIARKPEIEALSERHPESVNDYSEVMCQGRYYNLPEELKWKDMEDKYQNAERMVARYRHFCENHLFLAESFPNLNVDFGPGSLAAYLGSDIGFRNDTVWFQSCIGDWEGVPEFRFNPENSWFQKHIRLVKRCRELAGDDFYVDMPDLMENVDVLASLRGAMNLLYDMAEEPELVKERVDQVTAVYYEYYNRFYELIQDGFGGNAYTVFQIWGPGKTVKLQCDLSAMMSPAGFRELVLESLKEQAGKADHVLYHLDGPDAVKHLDALLEVEGIDAVQWVSGDTGPDGTLEKWDEIYDKVIAAGKSLWIKVYSGEPEDWIRNCERLVWKYGSDRLFFHFPEMSYEEAVRLTGYAEEHWSDIRGTFRSK; encoded by the coding sequence ATGAAATACAAGGATAACTGGGAGGAAACCAGAAGAAAATTCACCGGATACTGGGAGCATCAAAATACAGGAAGACCACTGATGTGTGTCATCGCCCGTAAGCCGGAGATCGAGGCGCTGTCTGAACGGCATCCGGAATCCGTGAATGACTATTCGGAGGTCATGTGCCAGGGCAGGTATTATAACCTGCCGGAGGAGCTGAAGTGGAAGGACATGGAGGACAAGTACCAGAATGCAGAACGAATGGTAGCCCGTTACCGCCATTTCTGCGAAAATCACTTGTTTCTGGCAGAAAGCTTTCCTAATCTGAATGTGGATTTCGGCCCAGGCTCTCTGGCAGCTTATCTGGGTTCGGATATCGGTTTCCGGAATGATACAGTCTGGTTTCAATCATGCATCGGAGACTGGGAAGGTGTGCCGGAGTTCCGTTTTAATCCGGAAAATTCCTGGTTCCAGAAGCATATCCGTCTGGTAAAACGGTGCAGAGAGCTGGCGGGTGATGATTTCTATGTGGATATGCCGGATCTGATGGAGAACGTGGACGTGCTGGCTTCTCTTCGGGGGGCGATGAATCTGCTGTATGACATGGCGGAGGAACCGGAACTGGTGAAAGAACGTGTGGATCAGGTTACAGCTGTTTACTATGAGTATTATAACCGGTTTTATGAGCTGATCCAAGATGGTTTTGGAGGGAATGCCTATACGGTCTTCCAAATCTGGGGGCCGGGAAAGACGGTGAAGCTGCAGTGTGACCTTTCGGCAATGATGTCGCCGGCAGGGTTCCGGGAGCTGGTGCTGGAATCTCTGAAGGAACAGGCTGGGAAAGCAGATCATGTGCTGTACCATCTGGACGGTCCGGATGCGGTTAAACATCTGGATGCCCTTCTGGAGGTGGAGGGGATTGATGCGGTTCAGTGGGTCAGCGGCGACACAGGTCCGGACGGGACGCTGGAGAAATGGGACGAGATCTATGATAAAGTGATAGCCGCGGGAAAATCCCTCTGGATCAAGGTGTATTCCGGGGAACCGGAGGACTGGATCAGGAACTGTGAGCGTCTGGTTTGGAAATATGGGTCAGACCGGCTGTTTTTCCATTTCCCGGAAATGTCTTACGAGGAAGCAGTGCGGCTGACCGGCTATGCGGAGGAGCACTGGAGCGATATCCGGGGCACGTTCCGGAGCAAATAG